The Hyphomonas sediminis genome contains the following window.
ACAACATGCCCTTCAGGCCGGTGACAGGTCATGGTCCCCTGAAAGCATTTGTCGGCAATTTCCTGAAGGACTGGACAGAGACGAACTGGGAGATCCTGACTCTGGTCAGCTCGGGCGATATTGTTGTAGCCGAGCGCCTCGACCGCACGAGACTGGGAACGCAGGCTGTCGATCTTCCCTGTTGCGGCGTGTTTGTCATGGAAGGCGGGAAGATCAAAGTCTGGCGGGACTATTTCGATATGGCGACTTACACGCGCGGTATATCCGGCGAGGCATGAGAGACTGGCCGTGATTGATCCTTGTCAAGGCAGGCCGGGGAATTTTCATCCCGCTGTCAGATGCTGCGCACCCCGCGTTTTGCCGCACCGAATCGGAGAGCCTGACCGTCCTTCAGCGATCAGATGAACAGGACAATCACCATGCCTTTCGACACGCCGCTTGCAGCCGAAATCTGGGAAAAGAAATACCGCTTCCGCTCCGACGAGGGTGAGGATGTTGACCTCGCCGCAACGCTTTCTCGTGTTGCCAATGCTGTTGCCAAAGCGGAGAACCCCGCAAACCGGAAGGTCTGGCGCGCGCGGTTCCGCGATGCGCTCACGGACTTCCGATTTATCCCCGCAGGACGGATCCTCGCCGGGGCCGGGACGGCGCGCAATGTCACCCTGTTCAACTGTTTTGTGATGGGGACTCTCCCTGACAACCTGCCAGGAATCTTCGAACATCT
Protein-coding sequences here:
- a CDS encoding limonene-1,2-epoxide hydrolase family protein — protein: MTENEKIIREFIAAWSRLGVDEIVSYFAEDGVYHNMPFRPVTGHGPLKAFVGNFLKDWTETNWEILTLVSSGDIVVAERLDRTRLGTQAVDLPCCGVFVMEGGKIKVWRDYFDMATYTRGISGEA